From Sphaeramia orbicularis chromosome 21, fSphaOr1.1, whole genome shotgun sequence:
CAGAGGGTTACAtatgtacggaagaggattagggccaccacaaaaaacaggtaaaattaagatccaatataatttttttattattattctgagaaaaaagtcagaaatctaagaaaaaagtcagaattttgagattaaagtcagaattctgacttttttcctcagaattcagaATTTTTTTCCCTGACATTGAGGGAGAGTGTCAGTTTCACTTTATGGCATGCAGGAGGAGTGGCATTTTGCACTCTCGATTCCTGTATCTGCACTCTCTTTATTAAAGAATCAAATATAACGCCATTCTAAATCTGTCATTATGTCAGCCTGCTGTACTTCTCCTGTGTGAGAAGGGGGGGGGGAATTCAGAATTCCaagggaaaaagtcagaattctgaattttttctcagaattcaaactttttttctcagaatgataataaaaagaatatattggaccttcattttttttattttatttttttattttttttccagtgtccctaatcctcttccgtacataTGTGATTACTACtgcacagattttcatgaaactctCTGGAAGAGTGGGGCATAGACCAACAATGAACTCTTAAAAATCTCTGAGCAGATTTATGGAAACGGGCAGAATTTGACTGCGAGTGAAttgtttttccacattaaaaaaaaacaaaaaacaatgcagaGCCCCATGTAAATTTGGAATTACTAACTGATGAATCAGAACTAACTACTTTGATTGTTGCAACCAAGAACTTATATTAACATTTTGGACTGAAAACTTTTGTCCAAAACAGTAGAGTTTTGCTTCTATGATCTTTAAAAACCAAGCagtgaaaaaaacaatcaatgGCACTAAATGACAAAGAGGAAGAACAGCGGTTAAGTAATATTCTGGAACAAGGAAAAGAATGGACTACTTGTTATCACTCACTGAGTTCCCCttgtattttctaaaaaaaaaaaaaaaaaaaaaaaaagttaaattgggTAGAAAATAAGCCATAGTTGACAACAAAGGTGGGGGGAGTTCAAAATCATAGTGGCTTACATTAATCAGTATGATGTGGTCAATGTGATGACACAAACTTGTAGTACTGATTATTTGTCCTGCAGATTCATATTACTCTGCTCTTTTACTGTACTGTTACtatgttttgttcatttcccCAGGACCCTGTGGCTACCTTTTATTCCAACTTAAATCGGGTTGACATTCCACCTGATTATGAAAGCAGAGCCACAATGGAGGTCAATGTTGCTGAAAAAATAAGCACGCTCCATTTAACAAAGGTGACTATACAGGACAGCAGGAATTACGAATGCAATGTCCTGATACCCGGTGATGATGAAGGAACAACATCTGCCACCACTAACCTTTTGGTTTTGGGTGAGAAAACAGTTATGTTTAATTTTATTGTCAGTAACTGTTTTAATTACAAATCTATTAAATCAAAGTATATGTTAGTAACAAAATAACTGAGTATTTTGTTTTCCTCCAGTGCCTCCCTCTAAGCCCATCTGCAGGATTGAGGGAACAGTAGAGTATTTTCATGACATCACCCTCACCTGCATGTCTGAGGAGGGATCCCCAAAGCCTGTTTATGAGTGGAAGAGCTACAGTGTTGAAAATGTCCCAAGACCATTTCCTCCTAAGACAACTGAAAGTAAGGCTCCTCTTCAACTGTCTTCTGCAGAGTTTATTTTCCTTTTATCTGTGTTTATGCAACGAATAAATGATCTCTTGATCTCCTCCAGTTTTACTGTGActcattttttgtcattatgtTGCAGAAAATGGAGCATTATCTCTCTTTAACATTTCAAGAGAGATGTCTGGGTTCTATATTTGCACTTCAACAAATCGAGTTGGCTCAGCCGCCTGCAACATGACTTTGGCTGTGCTGCCTGGTAAGTGTTTTATCTAAAAGCTGTCAGAGTTGAAGGATCCACAGggatttataataaaaaaactaataataactgTTGTGGTCCAGTACTAAGATCCATTACTGAAGAAAAACTATtgccacactgtgaaaatactccaccacatgtaaaaattttacatttataGCATTGCTTCAGTAAATGTTATTAGCAAAACGTAGCAGTATGTGTAAAGTATGAAAGGTCAGTGTTTATATTGGTGTTAATATGTGATGCTTTTGGATTcatattactgctgcattaatgtgtaaGTTGAGCTCATCTGAACTATTATTTATACTGTTGGTCATTTAATCTACAGTAATGCATTATATTTGTAAGATCATGATTTATTTCTATTATTGTATCCTGTGAGAACCATGTATCtaaaaaaagtcaactttttgtaaactcagaaaaacaggcatGGTTTAGTTTTGAGACAATGCATTATGCAGGTATTcaaaagtgttttaaaatgctttaaaCAGTTTACTAAGcattttctttttgatttttctcaaccattaaattacaaaattcCCAATCAACACGTTTGGAGATACATGGTTTAGGTACGAAAAATTGCAGTAACTTTTGCTGATCTAAAGCTGTCAGAGAAATACAGGGGAGTGAAAAATACAATGTTGTGTCTGACATGTAGAGGAGTAGAAATataaagttgcagaaaaaaaaggaaatagaaACTTGTACTGACACACAGTACTTGTTTAAAAGTACTAACACCGCTGGGTCACCTGTTCTCTTACTAAcacttttaattatttattttttaaatcttcaTTAGGTAATTTAAGTTGCCTAACCATAAGCCAACTTTGGTTACGTGAACGATGCAGAAGAAATTATTTATGAATTAATGTTGGCACTGAAACATTCGCAAATGTGTTCAGTATGAACATGCTGTGACTGAGAGTATTAGCCTTATAAATACTACATAAATAATAAGGATCTTAACTCATGATGATCTGAAGTTTTAAAAAtccatgtgtttcttttttctcaaGGAGGTTCAATAAGCGGAGCCACTGTGGGTATAATTGCAGGAGTTGTTCTAGGTGTGCTCTTTCTGGGAATTCTCATCTTCTGTTGCTGCCGAAAAAAGAATAAGAAGGACAAGTATACTGAGAGGTATGTGCCATATGTCTGCATTTTATCTGCTGTGGTAAACCAATtataataatgttattttacaACATGTTCTTAGTGATGTAATTTATTTATCCTGCCATCAAGTCTCActgttttctcttcctctttctttttgtATTATATAATTGGATGCCTGTTAGTTCCCCTGGAGACATGGAGTTTTATGACAAAGATGGTCCTGAGGCTGGAAAACAGTACTGGGATGACAAGTCAGACACAGCAACAGAGACAAAGCAACGTGATGTACAGTATGAAGATGAAGACATTGAACCACAAAACAAGCCCAATGTAGGAGCGGCAGTGCATAAGCTTGAAGATGACCAACATAGTTACAATAGTGGTAAAGAAAAACATGATGGCAGGTATGCGGATGATGGTCACCAGGACAACCAACGCGATCATTATCGTGGCAGTCGTGATCACCTTGACGATCAACGCAATCGTTATGGGGGCAGTCGCGATCACCTTGACGAACAACGCAATCGTTATGGGGGCAGTCGCGATCACCTTGATGATCAACGCAACCGTTATGGGGGCAGTCGAGATCACCTTGATGATCAACGCAATCGTCATGGGGGCAGTCGCGATCACCTTGACGATCAACGCAATCGCTATGGGGGCAGTCGTGATCACCTTGACCACCAACATGATAGCTATCGAGGCAGTCGCGATCACCTTGAAGATCAGCGTCATCGTTATGGAGGCAGTCGCGATCGCCTCGATGATCAACGCGATCGTTATGGTGGCAGTCGCGATCGCCTCGATGATCAACGAGATCGTTACGGTGGCAGTCGCGATAAGCTTGATGATCCACGTGACCGATACAGGGGTAGTCGCGATCGCCttgattacactgaagatgagtaCAGAAACCGATATGACTAACATGTTACTgaagtgtttttttcatgtttgttggtCAACGAGGTAGTGATCAGTCCAACAAGCAGACAAACTTAATACCTACACAGGGTTCCTTaggatcttaaaaagtcttaaaagtcttgaatttacaaatctgcatttaataccataAAAAACTCTTTACAATGAATT
This genomic window contains:
- the LOC115412397 gene encoding cell surface A33 antigen-like, translating into MKLLEQFGWRKLFLVLTVFPCCRSLEVSIPQQQYEVTAGGDITLTCSFVPAQANYDMLILKWETIKDNTGDPVATFYSNLNRVDIPPDYESRATMEVNVAEKISTLHLTKVTIQDSRNYECNVLIPGDDEGTTSATTNLLVLVPPSKPICRIEGTVEYFHDITLTCMSEEGSPKPVYEWKSYSVENVPRPFPPKTTEKNGALSLFNISREMSGFYICTSTNRVGSAACNMTLAVLPGGSISGATVGIIAGVVLGVLFLGILIFCCCRKKNKKDKYTESSPGDMEFYDKDGPEAGKQYWDDKSDTATETKQRDVQYEDEDIEPQNKPNVGAAVHKLEDDQHSYNSGKEKHDGRYADDGHQDNQRDHYRGSRDHLDDQRNRYGGSRDHLDEQRNRYGGSRDHLDDQRNRYGGSRDHLDDQRNRHGGSRDHLDDQRNRYGGSRDHLDHQHDSYRGSRDHLEDQRHRYGGSRDRLDDQRDRYGGSRDRLDDQRDRYGGSRDKLDDPRDRYRGSRDRLDYTEDEYRNRYD